DNA sequence from the Actinacidiphila yeochonensis CN732 genome:
CGAGGGCGGCGGTGGTGATGGTGCGGAATACGTTCATGGCCCGTACAACGCCCGCGCGGTCCTCAGGGCACGCCCCGGACGGCCAGCCGTCAGCACCCGTACGCGGACTTCACCCGCGCGGGGCCGCCGGGCTCACCCGGACAGCCCATCAGGCGAGCTTGGCCCACCACCCCGGGCCGGCGCATCCCCTGTTGCCAGGTCGTGACAACCGCCTTACACCGTCGGGAAATCGGCGCCGCACCCTGCTGGCAGGGACCGACTCGCCGTGCCCGGCACGGCGCCCGCACGCGACCGCACCGCTTCCAGGGGGAACCTCATGTCCGCGAACGCCACCAGACGCCGCACCACCGCCATCGCCCTCGCGGCCGGCCTCACCGCGGGGGCGACCCTCGCCCTGTGCGGCTGCGGCTCGAAGGGCGGCTCCGACGCCGCCGCGTCCAGCGCGGCGTCGCCCAGGACCTCGGCCTCGACCCCGGCCGACACCGCGTCCGCGACCGCCTCCCCGTCCGCCTCCCCGTCCGCCTCCCCGTCCGCCTCCGGCACGGCCGGCGCGGGCAGCGGGGGCAGTGCGGCCAGCGCGCCCGGGCAGAGCGCCCGTACCGCCGCGTCGACCGCACCCCTCAACGGCACCAAGGGCACCGGCCTGACCATCAGCGACGGCAGCCGGTACGTCGTGATGAACGGCACCCGGGTGGACTTCGGCACCCCCGTACGGGACCTGTCCTGGTCCCCGGACGGCCGCCGCGCCGCCTTCGTGGACGGTGCCGGCGACCTCGCCGTCAGCCGCCCGGACGGCACCGGCCGGGTGGTCGTGGCCCGCGACACCGGCGGCCAGGTCTGGTCGCACCCGGCGTGGCTGACCCGTGCGGCGTCCCCGCAGGACAGCCTGCCCCCGCTGGACGAACTCGTCTTCACCGCTGCCGGGCCCGGGGCCGGCGGCACCACCCGCCTGTACTCCGTGCCCGCGTCCGGCGGCACCCCGCAGCTCCTCGGCCTGAGCGGCGAGCCCGGCGGCTC
Encoded proteins:
- a CDS encoding TolB-like translocation protein, which encodes MSANATRRRTTAIALAAGLTAGATLALCGCGSKGGSDAAASSAASPRTSASTPADTASATASPSASPSASPSASGTAGAGSGGSAASAPGQSARTAASTAPLNGTKGTGLTISDGSRYVVMNGTRVDFGTPVRDLSWSPDGRRAAFVDGAGDLAVSRPDGTGRVVVARDTGGQVWSHPAWLTRAASPQDSLPPLDELVFTAAGPGAGGTTRLYSVPASGGTPQLLGLSGEPGGSDVKPLPKTGNTWAAGGGDAGTIVYENTADGQVYIRDDNLRQQGSALTKGSEPTLAGGENADDEGSEIVFVRSVDGHDHLFAGHFTADGPVYQDLTPHAATNYAEPALSPDGRQIAARTPDGVVVLPADGSAAPVRVSGYHGLPAYRRS